A single Lolium perenne isolate Kyuss_39 chromosome 6, Kyuss_2.0, whole genome shotgun sequence DNA region contains:
- the LOC127305258 gene encoding transcription termination factor MTERF8, chloroplastic-like, with protein sequence MLGLRGCLLTHILSSSSATYPISPLHRLLSAAAADPSPVFAVEQYLVDTCGLTRPQALKASAKLSHLKSPSKPDAVLAFLAGIGLSSADIAAAVAGDPQLLCTDVDKTLAPVIGGLTAHGLSRTQVARLVSLGRPIFRNRSLASNLPYYLSLFGSNQNLLKLLNQSPHLLGCSLEKVVKPNVAFLRECGLGDCILSKVHFSTPHILSVNPERLPAMVACAEGLGVPRRSPMFRHVLYAVAMVGEDKIAAKVDYLKKTFRWSDAEVGVVACKTPQLLSRSKDTLQRLSDFFIDELGLEPTYIAHRSVMLMYSLESRLKPRYYTVKFLEKNGLVKSFPSYSTIFDMTDKVFVERYICPHKEAAPHVYEDYVAACKGDVSTRFLSA encoded by the coding sequence ATGCTCGGCCTGCGGGGCTGCTTACTTACCCAtatcctctcttcttcctccgccaCCTATCCCATATCCCCTCTCCACCGACTGCTCTCAGCAGCTGCGGCCGACCCAAGCCCCGTGTTCGCCGTCGAGCAGTACCTCGTCGACACCTGCGGCCTCACCCGGCCCCAAGCCCTCAAGGCCTCCGCCAAGCTCTCCCACCTCAAGTCCCCCTCCAAGCCCGATGCCGTGCTGGCCTTCCTCGCCGGCATCGGCCTCTCCAGTGCCGacatcgccgccgccgtcgcaggtGACCCCCAGTTACTCTGCACCGATGTGGACAAGACCCTAGCCCCAGTCATTGGAGGGCTCACCGCCCACGGCCTCTCGCGTACTCAGGTCGCGCGCCTTGTCTCGCTCGGCCGCCCCATCTTCCGCAATAGATCCCTCGCATCCAACCTACCCTACTACCTATCGCTCTTCGGATCCAACCAGAACCTCCTCAAGTTACTCAACCAGAGCCCCCATCTCCTCGGATGCAGCCTGGAGAAGGTGGTCAAGCCCAACGTCGCGTTCCTGCGGGAGTGCGGGCTAGGAGATTGCATTCTGTCCAAGGTGCACTTCTCGACGCCACACATACTTTCCGTCAACCCAGAGCGCCTCCCTGCAATGGTCGCATGCGCTGAAGGCCTCGGCGTACCCCGCAGATCTCCGATGTTCAGGCATGTGCTATACGCTGTTGCGATGGTCGGCGAGGATAAAATCGCTGCCAAGGTGGATTACTTGAAGAAAACTTTCAGGTGGTCGGATGCTGAGGTGGGTGTTGTTGCTTGTAAGACTCCGCAGCTGCTGTCGAGGTCTAAGGACACGCTGCAGCGCTTGTCCGACTTCTTTATCGATGAGCTGGGTTTGGAACCGACATACATTGCTCATCGGTCAGTAATGCTCATGTATAGCCTGGAGAGCCGCCTCAAGCCCCGGTACTACACTGTAAAGTTTCTCGAGAAAAATGGATTGGTCAAGAGCTTCCCGAGCTACTCTACAATTTTCGACATGACCGACAAGGTATTCGTGGAGAGGTACATCTGCCCTCACAAGGAAGCTGCTCCCCACGTATATGAAGACTATGTCGCCGCTTGCAAAGGGGATGTATCCACTAGATTCTTATCTGCTTGA